The Silene latifolia isolate original U9 population chromosome Y, ASM4854445v1, whole genome shotgun sequence sequence ttgaaaaacaattgagGACTTTTGaaaaaacagaaaacggttttgcaaatgattgaagaacaaagctttaatgctgaaaagatttgcaaagtgtttacaatgaatgctctttaAAAGTCTTACAATAAAAGAtaaatgaagtggctatttatagagaaaggaagtgtgtaagagaagaaCACTTCTTTAATCTAATAGCCATAGGTTTGTAatatgcattttcatttaaaaataaagAGAAACAATCAGGTTGCAAGGCTTAAGGCAACTGCATTTTTTCAAAGCAAATAGTGTTTCCCATAAGTtttatgggaactcacaatttcgCCCAAAATGGAAAAAGCAAAAGACCCATTTTTAGCATGAAAATCCACTTGCATTAATAGGATTGGCATCTTTAATTTAGCTTGGAAGAATATCCTTTTTGTTCTCAATTGTTCTTCAGATTTGGAAAATGGTATCTCTTAGAAAACAATAAAACCTTTTGAAGGATTTTAAACACTTATGAATTTTTCGGAAAATTCTCCATGCGTTAGTACCATAAACCGTGGTGCAACAGTCACAGGAACTGTTGTACGGTTTTGCAATCACTTATGCATAAAGAGAATATGtttaactacctcgtttacaacattcattCTAGACAGtgggcatgcttgacttgtctttcatcttgatcatctttggACTTCTTTGAACAATCATTGGATGCTTCAATTTGATAAACATTTAACTAAGAAGCAAACAATTAAATGACAATGAAACTtcgcatcatcaaccaagtgtgttctaacacaATGTCTGGTGCACCTCAGCAGAACGGTGTTGCTGAAAGGCGGAACCGTACTTTAATGAAAATGGTTAGGAGCATGTTAAGTAATTGTTATTTACCTCTTTCACTATGAATTTATGCATTAAAGACAACAACCTATGTTTTAAATCGTGTTCCAAGTAAAATAGTTCCTAAGACTCCTTATGAACTATGGACAAGAAGGAAACCGAGTTTAAGACATCTTCGAGTTTGGGGTTGCCCAGCTAAAGTAAGGTTGTATAagccaaatgaaaaaaaaaactagaTCCTAGGACAGTCAGTGCTTATTTCATTGGCTATCCTGAAGAGTCAAAGGGGTATAGATTTTACTGTCCTAATCACAATACGAGAATAGTAGAAACTGGAAACGCTATATTCATTGAGAATGGTTAAACTACTGGGAGCATTGAACCACGAAAAGTGGACATTAAAGAAATTCAGGTTGAAgttccttctcctgaagttgcacGTGAAATTGTTGTACCATTTATGCCGTCACAGTCAAATGATATAATGGAACAACAacgaaatgaggtgcaaaacccacaaaatgacaataacaatgatgatcaagtcACAATTCAAGGGGAGAATAATATGTCACGTGAACAGTCAAGGCAATCTGTAAGGCGAAGAAGATAAGCCAACGTTCCACAGGAACAATTAAGGCGATCTATAAGAGAACGAAGATCGACCATCCCAGATGACTACGAGACATATAACATTGAGGTTGAATGTGACTTGAGCATTAGTGAGGATCCTGTCTCATTCCATAAGGCCATGGAAAGTGACATTTCTGAAAAGTGCTTCATTGCCATGAAAGAGGAGATGAAATCTATGGATGACAACAAAGTATGGGGCAACTTAGTAGTGTTGCCAGAGGGTTCTAAGGCCGTTGGGTCAAAATGGGTCTATAAGACCAAAAGGGACTCTAAAGGCAACATTGAAAGGTATAAGGGTCGACTTGTTGCCAAAGATTTCACTCAGAAAGACGGCATTGATTAAAAAGAAACTTTCTCTCCGGTGTCAAAGAAAGATTCTTTAAGAATTATTTTGGCTTTGGTAGCTCATTATGATCTGgagcttcaccaaatggatgtaaagacgCCTTTATAAACGGCGAGCTTGAGGAAGAAGTATATATGGACCAACCCGAGGGATTTGCATCCCCGGATAATGAAGATAAGGTGTGTAGGCTGAGAAAGTCGATATATGGGCTAAAACAAGCTTCCAGACAATAATGGTATTTAAAGTTTAATGATACCATCACGTCATATGGGTTTGTAGAGATTACCGTCAACCAGTGTATCTacattaaattcagtgggagcagaTTTGTTATTTTAGTCTTATATATTGACGATATTTTGCTTGCTGCGAATGATCTAGGCATGTTGCATGATGTAATGAAATATCTATCTAATTAAGAACTTTAAAATGAAAGATATGGTCGGGTGAGGCATCTTATGTGATCGGAATTGAAATTTTCCGTGATAGATCATAAGGATTGTTAGGGTTGTCTTAGAAAGCTTACATTGACAAAGTTTTTGACAGATATAGAATGAACGAATGCTCTGCAGGGATAGTTCCTATACAAAAAGGGGACAAATTTAGTAAAATGTAATGTCCCCCTAATGAACTGGAACGAAAAAAAATGGAGAGAATTCCCTGTGCATCTGTGGTTGGGAGTTTGAACTATGTTCAGAcatgtactcgaccagatataaGCTTTGCTATTGGAATGTTGGGTCGGTAACGAAGTAGTCCCGGGATAGACCACTGGAAAGCTGCAAATAAGGTCCTTAGGTACTTGTAAGGCACTAAAGAGCTCATGCTTACTTATAGAATATCTGATCATCTTGAGGTGATTGGTTATTCAGATTCAGATTATGCCGAATGTGTTGATAGTAGAAAATCGACAATTGGTTACTTCTTCCTTTTAGCTGAAGGGACATTATCATGGAAAAGTTGGAAGCAGTCTATCATTTCTACTCCTATTATGGAAGCCAACTTTGTGACATTCTTTGAGGCCTATTCAAGCATTGTGGTTGCGAAACATTATCTCGGGACTTGGGATCCTTGATAATATAGCCAAGGCGCTGAGAATTTATTGTGATAATTGTGCAGCCGTCTTCTTCTCTAACAACGATAAATACCCCAAGGGTGCTAAGCACATGGAATTAAAGTTCTTATCGGTCAAGGAGGAGGTACAGAAGTTAAGAGTGTCATTTGAGCATATAAGAACGGATATGATTGTAGCAGATCCATTAACTAAGGGATTACCAGCCAAGGCGTTCATTGGCCATGTAGAACGCATGGGTGTTATATCAAACGCCTTATTATTATAAAGTTAATATGCTTGTAATAAATGTGACATCTTGAATTCACTTATAGTATTGTTTCTATTATAAAAGACATGTTAATCATTATAATATATGTATAGATTAGAGTTATTAGACTACATGTGACTacaatactacggttttatgtgctgttgggtactctatcgagtaaggtttactctgtcgagtaagttagttttgcgttctggacagtgttctgtctgatgggtactcaatcgagtaggggcaactcgatcgagtaggggccactcgatcgagtacctcacttactcgatcgagtgcgtcgGGTTTTACGGGTTTTTGGCCAGGTTTTTATAGCAacacgagattaatataaaaagcaCTTTTCGTCaattatttttactttttatAATATTCTAAACATTTCACAAGATAAAACAAGTTACGTTGAATcctctctcacattgctatcaaatccaagggcttgAGTCGTCAGATTCCagagttctttacaccgttgagaccgtcgtattatgggtaagatcctagtacggttttcatattgttttgttaactttggtttaaaccctaattgggtaatttgggggttttgggagtattgttggtATTAGTCTGTGATTGtatgttgataggaggtgatttcgtagaggagcgttTCTGATCGGCTGTTGTGTTGGTtgtggtgattgcattccaggtagggtttcctactcagttattgtttacatgatCATGAGAtaattgttggttgttggttaattgcatttgtttatatcgtaattgaattggtattgttgatgttgtggttggtggttgttgtttgtttgtggttcgcgaggtgcgccctcggctgagtggagtcacttgcgggaatggcttcacgtcattgattcgccccttgtggaacccgccacaagaggggatgtgcacaataaggaacatgggttttcgctcggtaaagatgagcggggcttaggtgggaacggttgcggtcccccactggcggtgtggattactggttgcagccataatctggcagggctagaccttcaggctagccaGGTGATTgctgatgtgacggtgttggagaattgtgtttgtatattgttgttgtatatcttatattgtgtatgcagtaactgaccccgtttaattgttttaaaaactgtggtgatccattcggggatggtgagcagttattgagtaggtatgatTTGGATGCGCTAGGGATTAGCTGggcatgagtcaccacgagtcaattagaagtcttccgctgtgatgtcgaacattttatttactttagttggtttttggatttggaacagttgtatcttaCTTTACAGGTTTTGGGTTTTGATgtattcacttaaactatttatttAAAATACGGTCTTTTATAGTCTATTTTATatgcattgcctcgggtaaccgagatggtaccaCTCTCatatgcattaggtggtcttggtaaggcaccttggtatatgggggtgttacaaagtggtatcacagtgacgattttggaacctgtaactaacgaatctaatgaacttagagagtcaaACGAAAATGAACCCGGTtaagagttgttaggagctaatgcaaagacttgggagatgtcctaaagtcgcgaactcgcccaacaactttgaaccggtcattatggggtgtcatgggatcgatatgtgtttactaatgtttatatgaatatgttggatgtTTCATGTGTGGttgaatggaggatgtggtggaaaaaggtgaAGGTAGATgtatatgataatatgattttggttaagcatgttgtatgatgaattgatttataatgtggctataatagtaacatgtgaataggagatgTTGTGTTGTATatgtatattttatttttgtgaaaagttataaagttaaaggcaTGAGGGTAGTTAGAAatgtcagcatgactcgatcgagtaggggtaactcgatcgagtagggtggactcgatcgagtgggctgaactcgatcgagtgggtatatgaTAATGTTGGGCAGTAGCTGCTGTTTTGTGCAACTCGCTCGAGTAGGgggagaactcgatcgagtgggggctactcgatcaagtacgtaTGTGACTCAATCGAGTGTGTTTTTGTGTcagttctggtcaggttctggagttgaggaactcgatcgagtaagtgggcaactcgatcgagtgacctctactcgatcgagtgggtgtggttactcgatcgagtaggtgctgtgCAGGTCATATTTGCTTTGAGCCGTAAGCTATGTGCTTACATTTATCTCTCCTCTGaatagctcaaagatatgccgccaaagtGGTCTGCCATGTATGCTAGGGCTCAGGAGATGAGTGTTGACTAGATTGCCAAGATGGTTAAGCATCAAGATGCACTAACCGAAGCCCTTAAGAGGTTTGGGAAAGACAAAGATGCCGGGGTAaactttgccaagatgagcactacgatatTCCGCTTCAACCCAAAAGAATAAACGGGTACTAGTGCGCCAATTTTGCTCAACAATTGGCATaaggagatggagaacatcttggtAGTGGTTCATTGTCCCGGGGATTTTAAGgcggaacaagctgcgttctacctgagagaTATTGCGGGGTAATGGCGGGACAAGGTGAGAGAGAGTGCCCTAGTCCTTTATCTGAAGCAGGGTAAGTCTGTCATACCATGGGTTGAGTTCAAGAGAACGATGAGAAGGGAGTTCGTTCCAGAGCATGTTcgtagtaagttgagggaggagtttgattctttcaagatgaccttAGATATGACGGTGGCGGAGTACTAtcacaagtttaatgagaagccgagatatgctgaggacacggggctgagtcaggagaacttGGAACTTcagtttgagaaggggttgacctatctgatcatggagaagctaccggttggggtccttactgatgttaaggaagtatATGAGAGGGCAGGACGAGCTGAGCGGTTGGTTGAGATGGCCAAAGAAAACAAAGAGAGGGGTCCAtaaaagagaaaggctgagagtgagggtggtggtcagtctagctaCAAGAGGGGTAATCATAACTAGGTAAGGGCTTATTCATCGCGATCGGGTTTCAGcggtggagcttcttatgggcgtggacGTCGTGGTAGCAGCAGTTGGAGTATCTCGTGTTTCAACTCTGGTGATATGGGCCACAAGAGGTATGAGTGTACTAGTGTCGGAGGGAGATGTTTCCAGAGGCCATCACAGGGGAGCTTTTCACAGGGTCCGACACAGAGCTGTGCTAGCAACCAACCAGCCGGGTCATGCAATAATCAAGGGGGACAtggtaacaacaacggtgggtcCAACCGCAatagcggtaattcttatcagaaagcGGCGGCTAACAAAAATCAGGGGTCAACTGCCAAGccatctacttcagctagtacagtacaaggaggtggacaaaagaccagtgaCAAGTTGTTCATAATGGACAcgaaagctgctgaggatgatgcacacgtgatcactggtacctttcttgttaatgatgtttctacctctgttttgtttgattcgggggcgtcacactcttttgtatcgttGGGTCATGCTAAGTcaatgggtttgagagagtttgagtctgtaaaagatgatgtTTTTATACCATCGGGCGAGTTAGTATCttatgggaggttgtataagggtgtatccatgatagttgggcaggttgatcttccagtggatttattagaatttcctatggatggttttaagatgatagttggtattggtttggtaagtacaaggctataatagattgtcaccaaaagaaagtttctttgagaggtcctaagggagttagtgtgtcttatcgtgggtttgttgtcaaacccaaagtcaaagtgattgcagcggtgaccatgaagtcttacttgaggaaggggtgtcctttattctatgccatgtgaaagatcaTAATATGGTGGAGTCGAAAgcagatgagataccagtggtgggagagtttccagatgtttttccataGGAGATACCGGGTTTATCACCAAAGAGAGAGATAAAttttagtgtggagttgaaaccagggatatgacctatctctaaggccccgtaccgcatgggtcccaAGGAGTTaggggagctgaagaaacagttggGTGATttaatagagaagggatacattaggcctagtgtatcgccgtgagGAGAACCAGTTCTGTTTATGAAGAAGAAAgaagggagcttgaggttgtgtatcgattatagggagctgaacagtgttacagtaaagaacaagtatcttttgtcaaggatagatgatctgtttgaccagctgagtggggtcggagtcttttcaaagattgatctgagatcagggtaccatcaggtgaggattcgggatgaagacataccaaagacagttTTTCGAtcaaggtatggtcactatgcgtatgtggtgatgtcgtttgggttgtTTAACGCGCCGGTAGTGTTTATAGATTTGATGAACCAAGTTTTCAGTCAGTTCTTAGActagttcgtggtggtgtttatagatgacatcttagtctattccaagactaaggaggagcacgaggagcatttgaggttagTGTTGCAAACTCTGCGCGACAACCAGCTGTATGCAAAgatgtctaagtgtgagttctggctagaGAAAGAGGCTTTTCCGGgtcatgtgatttctaaagagggtgtaTCTGTTGATCCTAGCAAGATAGAGGCAGTagctaagtgggaagcaccacagaatgtggccgagatcaggagtttcttgggtttagcagggtactatcgacgaATCGTGAAAGTCTTTTCGAAGATTGCCAGGCCTATgaccgcgttgatgaggaaagagaacaggtttcgatgGGATGAAAGTTATGAGACGGctttccaaacattaaaggagcgtttgaccacagctccagtcttagctttacctgaagggtgtgagaactttgaggtgtatacagatgcttcgaagaatgggttgggttgtgtgttaatgcagaacgggaaagtcattgcctCTGCTTCTAGGAAATTGAAACCTTATGAGGACAACTATCTgacgcatgatctagagttgggtgcaattgtgtttgctctcaagatttggaggcactatctttatgggggcgacctttaaggtgtagTCTGATCACAAGCATCTAATATACATAtatactcaaaaggagctgaacatgagacagaggaggtggatggagcttatcggggattatgacatggatatcatataccatgaagggaaggcaaacTTGGTTGCTGATGCCTTGAGCAAGAAGAGTGTGGattctctatgcacaactatgtctttgatgaggtttaGAGATGAGGTAGGTAAGATGGGGATacattgtgggaaataatctgtatacttcccttattgttaaggattataacgaattttatgaagatgatcactagtcataaaataaaattacataaacaaaagtatataggatttagaaataaccttcggtcctagcaaaaacggcctaagaacaatatcaaagttgatattcgcctattagttgcacctaagacgatatgagatatgccctttgattatgctagaatcgatccaaattttttgtaaaaatttaggttgtttTGTGTTTTATCTGATGAGAGGAGAGATTAGGTTATTAGGGTAGAGGAAATGATCTCCCTTTTGCCTCTTATTGAAACCGGAAAATGGGAgtgaataagggagatattatcttccctaattcggcccataaCACCGAAACAAGGAGTGtgatctccttattttcggttattccaaaaatgtataaaatgtgttgaattgtcatctagtgaggatcgaacccatgacctcttggtttgtgtaccctcaatattaccactatgacacattcatcttgttgatattaaatataaccgattacatttaattacgaattaacagattaattcgtccaagctaaccttacatacatttaattaaatataacttattatattcaatttacgaattgacagttaattcgtctcaactaatattatttaatcttcattaaataattgtctcatcaacacattgactaactgtttagtcatattaggcatcaatgtgattatatttctataaccacatctctcaaacacatcctataggtgcgacctttagggaccagttgatcaccgccttctgtatgataataacgtcaaactttctagcaagccaacagttattaggtaatcgttaatcaactgattaaaatacgaagtatacccttgtgaacctgtaagagatttacaaatgttatcacactaatttgtggaggacacaagctccaacaaactcccacatgtcctcacaagtgtatgtgcgataaccgattctcatatcctaaaatttcccccactcaatgtaaaacaatttgcaaatccgtattcacaaaggtcgtattttacaagcgatcaatatcaagagtggtttccccgactagagagtaacttaactgataaacgaatcaacattcaagcatggccatgcatttcagttacaactcctcgagtggccctgagaaataactatacctgataagagttggatattttcctcaactcgaatcctgcagatgtaagcacagtatgaaatgacccagaaaaaatctacttagcctccagttacggcagaccatgagaaagaaaccaaagtcacccaaaaactgccttaatctcaagagacagtcgatagtcaaaagaatcgactctaggaacacaatggatgtcctatccacgacctggcaccgaatgtttttaaacatttaggactccattacgttgtcacaaaagttgtcctacgaggtatcgttataatctcgcatctgtgatcgatcagtcaaccgtttgacttatggctcgttgaacccaccatcaatcgactgcacaatataataaccggagttatcagctcacattggcgattacggaccaaaacaaatataatgtaattcagttcactttgtggcgttcaatgttgtcgaaacaatccacataaaaaacaaaatattataataaaacgatgaagttataaatagtatatgaaaaagataatgtatcaaatccataatcaagtactacaactcaggaacacgtttagttcccatggaaataacgtgccctacatgcttatcataattcaacggtttagtgagaggatccgcgatgttatcatccgtcgcaatcttgtctatcactatctcctcttgctccacgtaatcacggatcagatgagctttccgatgtacatgtctagatttgttgctagactttggctccttagcctggaagatggcacctctattgtcacaatagatggtgatcgggtcattcgaactaggaactaccgaaagtccttgtaagaattgacgcatctatatcgcttcctttgctgcctccgaagcggcatagtactcgattcgagtagaatctactacaacactctgtttggaactcttccattgaccgcaaagaccattaagagtgaagacgaaccctgaccgagattttgagtcatctcgatccgtttggaagctagcatctcgaaCCGATTCAggtgcgcatagcttagtatcgcctccataagtcaatacccaatcctcagtcctccgtaggtacttgagaatgtttttaacagctatccagtgtgtttcacctggagtcttttggtaccgactcgtcatactcaatgcatatgccacatatggacgtgtgcatatcatggcatacatgatcgatcctattgcagatgcataaggaacacgactcatgcgctcaatcccttcaggcgtcgtgggtgactgagacttgctcagctgcatcccagtcgtcattggaaggttccccttcttggagttggtcatgttgaacttctcaagaatcttatccaaataagactcctgactaagtgataacgtctgtCGTGATCTATTTCGGTAGAtgcggattcccaaaatgcgctgtgccttacccagatctttcatctggaaatggttcttcaaccattctttaaccgaagataggagaggaatgtcattcccaatcaagagtatgtcatcgacatacaatatcaagaatacaatcttgctcctactcgacttgatatataagcatggttcttcgactgatcgagtgaaaccatactcttttatcacctggtcgaaacgatgattccaactccgagaaacttgcttaagtccataaatggaacgcttaagcttgcatactttcttaggatgttcaggatctatgaaaccttcgggttgcaccatgtacaactcttcctccaaataaccgtttaagaaggcggttttcacatccatttgccaaatttcataatcatgagatgcggctatcgctaagattatccgaatggaacgtagcatgactacaggtgcaaaaatctcatcataatgcaatccgtgcacttgagtgaaaccttttgccataagtcgtgccttataggtatctggttgcgcgtctacagaactctttattttctaaagccatttgcactgtaga is a genomic window containing:
- the LOC141628808 gene encoding secreted RxLR effector protein 161-like, with the translated sequence MERIPCASVVGSLNYVQTCTRPDISFAIGMLDSDYAECVDSRKSTIGYFFLLAEGTLSWKSWKQSIISTPIMEANFVTFFEAYSSIVVAKHYLGTWDP